CTCGCCACTAGTAAATTCATCTGCATCTATCTTGTCTTTAAGTTCAAGTATGATTCTTTGGGCAGTTTTCTTACCTATTCCAGGTGCCCTTACCAAATTTTTTTCATCTTCAGATATTATAGCATATTTCAAATTATTTACGTCACTTATGGATAAAAGTGAAAGTGCCGCTCTTGCCCCTATACCATTTATAGTAAGTAAAAGGTTAAACATACTCAATTCTTCTTTAGTTAAAAAACCGTATAATCCTATAAAATCTTCTCTCACTATCTGCTGTAAATACAACACTATGTTTTCTCCTACCTTTGGAGTTTTTGCAATAGTACTGCCAGATGTATTTATTTTATAGCCAATTCCATTATTCTCAACTACTATATAATCTTTATTTACACCTTTATATATTCCCTTTATGTATTCATACATCTAAATTTCCTCCAAAATATTGAAACTTATTAAAATTGGACAAAGTATCATATTGTAACATATAATACTTTATCATTTTAAGTACTTTAGTTCAAGTACTGCAATTGGTAATATACAATTTGCTAAACAGCAAATAACAAATAATAATACTTTTTTCATTAACGTCAAAAAATATAAAAAAAGCCTCAAAGGCTATTATTCATAGTCTTCAAGGCGTGATTCTGCTTCGTCTCTTGTATTACACTCAAAGTACTTATCTCCCTTAGTTAAAAGTCTTATGTCTTCATCTTTTAATTTGCTTGTCTTTATATCAGTTACATCTCTCTTTTCATTTTCTATAAACATATTCCCCTGATTATCCGTCTTATATATAGCAATTAGACCATTCTTTATTCCAAGTACATATTTATTAGGCTCATATTTATCCACTTCTTTTACAAGTACTACTTCTTTTGCACCAAACTTATCAACCTTATATCCAGCAGTTTTATATATATTTTCAACTTCATTTTTGCTTTTACCTGCTAATTTTCCAGCTAATTCTTCTTTTTCCGTCTTAAGTTCTCCACTTTTATTATATTTTATTTTAAATATAATTTTAGCTTTTTCAGCAACAGTTGTATTTATATTAGAATTTGTATTTACAGTGTCATAAGTTCTATTCCCTTGCCTAACCTGTTTTATCTCTCTATCCATGTTTACATTTTGAAATCCAACTACACATATGTAACAACTTAAACCTAAAATTAAAATAGTAAATATAACCAATACTATTGTACGAACTTTTCTATTATCCATAATATCCCTCCTTTTTGAATATTATGGACACTTATCTTAATTATATACACCATATTAGGATTATTTTAATTTTATAGTAGTACTATTCTTATCGGAAAATAAAATTTTGTTTTTAATTACAATATTTCCCTGTCTGTCACTTCTCCATACTAAAATTCCTTTACTTCCTAATCTTTTTTCAACTCGCTTATCTGGTGTATTAATTCCATCACTAGTTACAATTGCTACTTTAGGTTGTATCCTATTTAAAAATTTTACCATTGTGCTGGTATTAAGACCATGGTGCGGTACCTTTAGCACATCGCATTTTTTTAGCTTTTTTGTCCTTATCATGTCATTTTCTTCTCTTTTCTCACAATCTCCTGCAAATAAATAATTTAAACTTCCTATTTTGCCTTGAAGTACAATTGAATTGTTGTTCTCTATACTGCCATCTTTATAGATAGGCCCAATAACTTTAAGATTCATACCATAATGTTTCATACTCCAATTCTTTCCTATGTATTCCACAGATACTCCCATTTTAAGCAATTTATCTGCTATAAAATATTTAATATTATTTTCATGATCAGGCAAATATACTCTACGAACCTTTACCGACTTAGCTATATTGCATATGCCATCATAATGATCATCATGATAATGAGTCAATATTATACCTTCTATTTTATTTACATTATTTGAACTTAAATATTTTATAACC
The genomic region above belongs to Clostridium sp. AWRP and contains:
- the ruvA gene encoding Holliday junction branch migration protein RuvA, which encodes MYEYIKGIYKGVNKDYIVVENNGIGYKINTSGSTIAKTPKVGENIVLYLQQIVREDFIGLYGFLTKEELSMFNLLLTINGIGARAALSLLSISDVNNLKYAIISEDEKNLVRAPGIGKKTAQRIILELKDKIDADEFTSGEDNVDNINATQNTSEVLEALIALGYSEKEGNKALASIDKTKESSTEDMIKKALKFLMN
- a CDS encoding MBL fold metallo-hydrolase; amino-acid sequence: MKKKLIVMVFIIIMFMGNSTFAKYGICEVHFIDVGQGDCTLIKLGNKNYLIDSGAAYYTNRVIKYLSSNNVNKIEGIILTHYHDDHYDGICNIAKSVKVRRVYLPDHENNIKYFIADKLLKMGVSVEYIGKNWSMKHYGMNLKVIGPIYKDGSIENNNSIVLQGKIGSLNYLFAGDCEKREENDMIRTKKLKKCDVLKVPHHGLNTSTMVKFLNRIQPKVAIVTSDGINTPDKRVEKRLGSKGILVWRSDRQGNIVIKNKILFSDKNSTTIKLK